A stretch of the Desulfuromonas sp. TF genome encodes the following:
- a CDS encoding outer membrane beta-barrel domain-containing protein, with the protein MKISKHLSAALIMAIGLLPALSWAENRVGALTLSPMYGAIVMEGDQNIDDDWGYGLGIGYNFTKAFGLEAVVNYVEMEEEVTNDDLDFWNYRIDALYHFNPDNALVPYVALGAGVYDLDSDQEFMANYGVGLLYYVAEDVALRADVRHLAAFNESNLENNLLYTAGLKFQLGGREEAPAPVAAAAVAAPVDSDGDGVT; encoded by the coding sequence ATGAAGATTTCAAAACACTTATCGGCAGCACTCATCATGGCTATCGGACTGCTCCCAGCGCTATCATGGGCCGAAAACAGAGTCGGCGCTTTAACCCTTTCGCCGATGTATGGTGCAATCGTCATGGAGGGGGATCAGAATATCGATGACGATTGGGGTTACGGTCTGGGTATCGGCTATAACTTCACAAAGGCTTTCGGCCTGGAAGCTGTGGTGAATTACGTCGAAATGGAGGAAGAGGTTACAAATGACGACCTTGATTTCTGGAATTATCGAATCGACGCTCTTTACCATTTCAACCCCGACAACGCCCTTGTTCCTTATGTAGCTCTCGGCGCCGGCGTTTACGACCTTGACAGCGATCAGGAGTTCATGGCCAATTACGGCGTCGGCCTGCTCTATTATGTCGCTGAGGACGTAGCCCTCCGGGCGGATGTACGGCACCTGGCGGCCTTTAACGAGAGCAACCTCGAGAATAACCTGCTCTATACGGCAGGCTTGAAATTTCAGCTCGGCGGGAGAGAGGAAGCCCCTGCTCCGGTAGCGGCAGCCGCCGTTGCAGCCCCTGTCGACAGTGATGGGGACGGCGTAACG
- a CDS encoding type 1 glutamine amidotransferase domain-containing protein: MAKIAVIIDNLFEDSEYIEPAKAFQDKGHQLIHVGLEAGKTVKGKKKGTEVRIDKAVGDVSVENYDALLIPGGYSPDQLRVDEKAVRFAGDFVKSGKPVFAICHAGQLLITAQVLKGRRFTGYKSIIQDIKNAGAEFVDQEVVVDGNLVSSRNPNDIPAFVKESLKKLS; the protein is encoded by the coding sequence ATGGCAAAGATCGCGGTTATTATCGACAATCTGTTCGAGGATTCGGAATATATCGAGCCGGCCAAGGCCTTTCAGGACAAGGGACACCAATTGATTCACGTGGGTCTGGAAGCCGGCAAGACGGTCAAGGGGAAGAAAAAGGGGACCGAGGTCAGGATCGACAAAGCGGTCGGGGATGTTTCCGTAGAGAATTACGACGCCCTGCTGATCCCCGGCGGCTATTCCCCTGATCAGTTGCGGGTCGATGAAAAAGCCGTGCGCTTTGCTGGCGATTTCGTCAAGAGCGGCAAGCCCGTTTTCGCCATATGCCATGCCGGGCAGCTCCTGATCACCGCCCAGGTGCTGAAAGGGCGCCGGTTCACCGGCTACAAATCGATCATCCAGGACATAAAGAATGCCGGAGCCGAATTCGTCGATCAGGAGGTGGTGGTAGACGGCAATCTCGTCAGCAGCCGCAACCCGAACGACATCCCCGCCTTTGTGAAAGAATCGCTGAAAAAATTGTCATAG
- a CDS encoding cupin domain-containing protein → MAEFLDSESIPWLPVRPEITRDVSGKILSDGPAKAVLTRVAPGGRFAPHRDPYAHLFYILEGEGQVSAGTEERAVGPGSVVRVPAGELHGYENTGTEEMILLSLNLPE, encoded by the coding sequence ATGGCTGAATTCCTCGACTCGGAATCCATTCCCTGGCTTCCCGTACGTCCCGAAATCACCCGGGACGTTTCCGGAAAGATTCTTTCGGACGGCCCCGCCAAAGCCGTGCTGACCCGTGTCGCCCCGGGGGGAAGGTTCGCTCCCCATCGAGATCCTTACGCTCACCTCTTCTACATCCTTGAGGGGGAAGGACAGGTTTCGGCCGGAACGGAGGAGCGAGCCGTTGGCCCCGGATCGGTCGTGCGGGTCCCCGCAGGCGAACTTCACGGATACGAAAACACCGGGACGGAAGAAATGATTCTCCTCTCTCTCAATCTGCCGGAGTGA
- a CDS encoding DMT family transporter, translating into MNTTLLYILLALAAGICIPTQAGINAQLSHLIRSPTLAAGISFAVGTVCLAVYVLASRIPFPSTAALSGAPWWIWSGGALGAFFVASTIFLVPKLGATTMLALVLAGQMITSLVLDHLGAFAFPVHPISLPRVLGVLMVAAGVVLIQKY; encoded by the coding sequence ATGAACACTACCCTTCTCTACATCCTTCTCGCCCTGGCCGCGGGGATCTGCATCCCCACCCAGGCCGGCATCAATGCGCAGCTCAGTCATTTGATCCGCTCACCGACCCTGGCCGCCGGCATTTCCTTCGCTGTCGGCACCGTCTGCCTGGCTGTCTACGTTCTTGCCTCCCGCATTCCCTTCCCTTCGACGGCAGCCCTCAGCGGAGCGCCCTGGTGGATCTGGAGCGGCGGCGCGCTCGGCGCCTTTTTCGTCGCCAGCACCATCTTCCTGGTCCCGAAGCTCGGCGCCACCACCATGCTGGCCCTGGTCCTGGCCGGCCAGATGATCACCTCGCTGGTTCTCGACCACTTAGGCGCCTTCGCGTTCCCGGTTCATCCGATCAGCCTGCCGCGCGTCCTCGGAGTGCTCATGGTCGCCGCAGGGGTCGTCCTGATACAGAAGTATTGA
- a CDS encoding redoxin domain-containing protein, protein MEGHQRNLYLYDRFNARVAGVSHDGVPTLRHWSDDLGLTFPLLSNTTGYLGMFFGAQHKGTPMFARRTVIIDMWGKVRYIKDGSPDYREILLVLKKLHAEEGRS, encoded by the coding sequence ATGGAGGGTCATCAGAGGAACCTCTACCTCTATGACCGCTTCAACGCCCGCGTGGCGGGCGTCAGCCATGACGGCGTTCCGACTCTCAGACACTGGTCCGACGATCTGGGCCTGACCTTTCCCCTGCTCTCCAATACCACCGGCTACCTGGGAATGTTCTTCGGTGCCCAGCACAAGGGCACGCCCATGTTCGCGCGCAGGACGGTGATCATTGACATGTGGGGGAAGGTCCGCTACATCAAGGACGGATCGCCCGATTACCGGGAGATCCTGCTGGTTCTCAAAAAGCTGCATGCAGAGGAGGGACGGTCATGA
- a CDS encoding bifunctional 2-polyprenyl-6-hydroxyphenol methylase/3-demethylubiquinol 3-O-methyltransferase UbiG yields MSDKRTKWDNRWREKAGHPCEPDGWLLRARDLLPGGKALDVACGQGRNALYLAEQGISVTAVDLSEEALEQLRNEAAVRNLDIRTCRVDLESDPRLPGEGFDLVTIFFYLYRPLLPLLRNAVRPGGIMVMRSLSSAGPFPGGPGNPDFVLHPGELLEIFADWEILLHEEGLEPSRRGGSVAGIVARRPL; encoded by the coding sequence ATGAGTGACAAGCGAACGAAGTGGGACAACCGCTGGAGGGAAAAAGCCGGGCATCCCTGCGAACCGGATGGGTGGCTGCTCAGGGCCAGGGACCTCCTCCCCGGCGGAAAAGCCCTCGATGTCGCCTGCGGCCAGGGCCGAAATGCCCTGTATCTGGCCGAACAGGGGATATCGGTCACCGCCGTCGATCTCTCAGAGGAGGCGCTGGAGCAGCTCAGGAACGAGGCTGCTGTGCGCAACCTCGACATACGGACCTGCCGGGTCGACCTGGAATCGGATCCTCGCCTTCCCGGCGAAGGCTTCGATCTGGTAACCATTTTCTTTTATCTGTATCGGCCTCTTCTGCCCCTGCTTCGCAATGCGGTTCGCCCGGGGGGCATTATGGTGATGCGGTCCTTAAGCAGCGCCGGTCCCTTCCCCGGTGGTCCCGGCAACCCCGATTTCGTGCTGCACCCCGGAGAACTCCTGGAAATTTTTGCCGACTGGGAGATATTGCTGCACGAGGAGGGATTGGAGCCCTCCCGCAGGGGAGGTTCCGTGGCGGGGATCGTGGCCCGACGGCCGCTCTGA
- a CDS encoding NapC/NirT family cytochrome c — MPLHLPPSVKNWTSLAGVVIALISLFMIVFLFAVTVFFDAHAAYLGLVVYILLPSVMIAGLILIPVGMLLKIRREHREGLSPEPGWPKVDLNNPGHRNAALIFFVGTSLLLFASAIGSYEAFHYTESTAFCGTLCHSVMEPEHVAHKTSAHARVACVACHVGPGADWYVRSKLSGMYQVYAVLTDVYPRPIPTPIENLRPARTVCEQCHWPQKFYAYTYRAETHYLPDEKNTRWDIGLTLRVGAPHSAVGFEEGIHWHINPQVKIEYLPLDEKREQIARVRYTNLESGEVKIYRNPALAQEGGEAGEMRTMDCIDCHNRPSHRYLPPNRFVDNAMANGSIPADLPWIKAATVPLCEQEFASREEAEEILRAGVLNFYRQEHPEILEQRMADVEKAIAGFLAAFNENIFPYMKARWSAYPEHIGHLVFNGCFRCHAEGFATEEGEPIRSGCNDCHLISSQGTPGSMEYAPMGESLDFRHPEDIGEAWKEMLCSDCHKGLLP, encoded by the coding sequence ATGCCCCTGCATCTGCCCCCCTCCGTCAAAAACTGGACCTCCCTGGCGGGGGTGGTGATCGCCCTGATCAGCCTCTTCATGATCGTTTTCCTCTTCGCGGTCACCGTATTTTTCGACGCCCATGCAGCCTATCTCGGTCTGGTGGTCTATATCCTGCTGCCGTCCGTCATGATCGCGGGCCTGATCCTCATCCCGGTTGGGATGCTGCTCAAAATCCGCCGCGAACACCGGGAGGGGCTCTCCCCCGAACCGGGCTGGCCGAAGGTCGACCTTAACAACCCGGGACATCGGAACGCGGCCTTGATCTTTTTCGTCGGGACCTCCCTCCTGCTCTTCGCTTCGGCCATCGGCAGCTATGAAGCCTTTCACTATACCGAGTCGACGGCCTTCTGCGGGACGCTCTGCCATTCCGTGATGGAGCCCGAGCACGTCGCGCATAAGACGTCCGCCCATGCCCGGGTTGCCTGCGTGGCCTGCCATGTCGGGCCCGGGGCGGACTGGTACGTGCGCAGCAAACTGTCCGGAATGTACCAGGTCTATGCCGTTCTTACCGATGTCTATCCGCGGCCTATTCCCACCCCCATAGAAAATCTGCGGCCGGCCCGGACCGTCTGTGAGCAATGCCACTGGCCGCAGAAATTCTATGCCTATACCTACCGCGCGGAGACCCACTACCTTCCGGACGAGAAGAATACCCGCTGGGACATCGGCCTGACCCTGCGCGTGGGAGCGCCCCATTCGGCCGTCGGTTTCGAGGAAGGAATCCACTGGCACATCAACCCGCAGGTGAAGATCGAATATCTGCCACTGGACGAGAAGAGGGAGCAGATCGCCCGGGTGCGTTATACAAATCTGGAGAGCGGCGAAGTGAAAATATACCGCAACCCGGCCCTGGCCCAGGAGGGGGGTGAAGCGGGCGAGATGCGCACCATGGACTGCATCGACTGTCACAATCGACCCTCCCACCGGTATCTTCCCCCCAACCGCTTCGTCGATAACGCCATGGCCAACGGGAGCATTCCAGCCGATCTCCCCTGGATAAAGGCGGCGACGGTCCCCCTCTGCGAACAGGAGTTCGCCAGCCGGGAAGAAGCCGAAGAGATCCTGCGCGCAGGGGTCCTGAACTTTTACCGGCAGGAGCATCCGGAGATTCTCGAGCAGCGCATGGCCGATGTCGAAAAGGCGATCGCCGGCTTCCTGGCGGCTTTCAACGAAAACATCTTTCCTTACATGAAGGCCCGCTGGAGCGCCTATCCCGAACACATCGGCCATCTTGTTTTCAACGGCTGCTTCCGTTGCCACGCGGAGGGCTTCGCCACCGAAGAGGGTGAACCGATCCGCTCCGGGTGCAATGACTGTCACCTGATCAGCAGCCAGGGAACCCCCGGCAGCATGGAATACGCCCCGATGGGAGAATCCCTGGACTTCCGACACCCCGAGGATATCGGCGAGGCCTGGAAGGAGATGTTGTGCTCCGACTGTCACAAAGGGCTTCTACCTTAA
- a CDS encoding FAD/NAD(P)-binding protein translates to MSTTPAKPAARSLFVPVDCRIVSITELTPQEKLFRVEFPGGADLGHVPGQFVQVSILGLGEAPISVASSPTRRGSFELGVRRAGTLTGAMHRLKEGAVIGIRGPFGRPFDLERMGGKDLLLISGGCGLAPMRSLIQYCQDNPDDFGRITILYGAKSPEDMLFKDEIRDWEASERYACAATVDDVPGGSCYDGPVGQVTRLIPPLRIDPEKTVAAIVGPPVMYRFVIEELKKKGLAEDRIAVSLERQMRCGVGKCGHCTIEHLYCCLDGPVFWLNEVSGLRGAL, encoded by the coding sequence ATGAGTACAACGCCGGCAAAACCAGCCGCACGATCTCTCTTCGTCCCCGTCGACTGCCGGATCGTGTCGATCACCGAGCTGACTCCTCAGGAAAAGCTCTTCAGGGTAGAGTTTCCTGGCGGGGCCGACCTCGGTCATGTTCCCGGTCAGTTCGTGCAGGTCTCCATCCTCGGTCTCGGAGAGGCGCCGATCTCGGTCGCCAGCTCACCGACCCGGAGGGGATCCTTCGAACTGGGGGTCCGCCGGGCCGGAACCCTGACGGGGGCGATGCACCGCCTGAAAGAGGGGGCGGTCATCGGCATCCGCGGTCCCTTCGGCCGCCCCTTCGATCTGGAGCGGATGGGGGGGAAGGATCTGCTGCTGATCTCGGGGGGCTGCGGCCTGGCGCCGATGCGCTCGCTGATCCAGTACTGCCAGGACAACCCTGACGATTTCGGCCGCATCACCATCCTTTACGGGGCCAAGAGCCCCGAAGACATGCTGTTCAAGGATGAGATCCGTGACTGGGAAGCCTCCGAGCGCTACGCCTGCGCCGCCACCGTCGACGACGTCCCCGGCGGATCCTGCTATGACGGCCCCGTCGGCCAGGTCACCCGGCTGATTCCGCCCCTTCGGATCGACCCCGAAAAGACCGTGGCGGCCATCGTGGGACCTCCCGTCATGTACCGCTTCGTTATCGAGGAGCTGAAGAAGAAGGGGCTTGCCGAAGACCGGATCGCCGTCTCCCTGGAACGGCAGATGCGCTGCGGCGTGGGCAAGTGCGGCCACTGCACCATCGAGCATCTCTACTGCTGTCTCGACGGGCCGGTCTTCTGGCTGAACGAGGTGAGCGGCCTCAGGGGGGCGTTGTGA
- the fdhF gene encoding formate dehydrogenase subunit alpha has protein sequence MKKTLTTCPYCGTGCAFYLLSDDTGRLVGVEPSATHPVSRGRLCVKGWNAYAFVQHPDRLTTPLIRREGRLVPASWDEALALTAERLQDISVKYGPDALMFFSSAKATNEENYLMMKLARAGFGTNNVDHCARLCHASTVVGLAATLGSGAMTNSISCMDEADVILVTGSNTTEQHPLIGARILEAVQGGTKLIVADNRRIRLARSADLHLRHRNGTDVALLGGLMHVILREGLEDREFIAARTEEFEALKKSVEPWTPEAAAAVTGLSPGEIVAAARLFASAEKGMIVYSMGITQHTHGVDNVRAVSNLALLTGNIGRTGTGVNPLRGQNNVQGACDMGALPNVFTGYQPVADAAVGERFAKAWGVDGLPGKPGLMATTAMNAAAEGKVSGFFILGENPMLSDPDQDHVRRALRRLDFLVVQDIFLSVTAELADVVLPAACFAEKEGTFTSTDRRVQRVRKAVEPPGEARADWEILCDLAARIGCPGMTYADPSQVMAEIASLTPSYGGIDYGRIETLGLQWPCPESTHPGTPVLHVDACTRGKGRFAPVGYTPSAELPDADYPLVLTTGRTYFHWHTGTMTRRTHLLDREERFPFVELHPEDAARLGVREREEVTVATRRGEVRARARVTEMVFPGIIFMPFHFEEGAANALTHNVLDPEAGIPEYKVCAARVEKAS, from the coding sequence GTGAAGAAGACCCTCACCACCTGTCCCTACTGCGGCACCGGCTGCGCCTTTTACCTTCTCTCGGACGACACCGGCCGCCTGGTCGGGGTCGAGCCTTCCGCCACCCATCCGGTCAGCCGCGGTCGGCTCTGCGTCAAGGGATGGAACGCTTACGCCTTCGTCCAGCATCCGGATCGCCTGACAACCCCGCTGATCCGTCGCGAAGGACGGCTCGTGCCTGCCTCCTGGGATGAGGCCCTCGCATTGACGGCCGAACGCCTGCAAGACATCTCGGTAAAATACGGCCCCGATGCGCTGATGTTCTTCTCCTCGGCCAAGGCGACCAATGAGGAGAACTATCTGATGATGAAGCTGGCGAGGGCCGGCTTCGGCACCAACAACGTCGACCACTGCGCCCGGCTCTGCCACGCCTCCACCGTCGTGGGACTCGCTGCCACCCTCGGCTCGGGGGCGATGACCAATTCCATCTCCTGCATGGACGAGGCCGACGTCATCCTTGTGACCGGCTCCAACACCACCGAACAGCACCCTCTGATCGGCGCCCGCATTCTGGAGGCGGTGCAAGGGGGGACGAAGCTGATCGTCGCCGACAACCGCCGCATCCGCCTCGCCCGCTCCGCCGACCTTCACCTGCGCCACCGCAACGGTACCGACGTCGCCCTGCTGGGCGGCCTGATGCACGTGATTCTGCGGGAAGGGCTGGAGGATCGGGAATTCATCGCCGCCCGGACCGAGGAGTTCGAAGCGCTCAAGAAGAGCGTGGAGCCCTGGACCCCGGAGGCGGCCGCCGCCGTTACCGGCCTCTCCCCTGGAGAGATCGTCGCCGCCGCCCGCCTTTTCGCTTCGGCCGAAAAGGGGATGATCGTCTACTCCATGGGGATCACCCAGCACACCCACGGCGTCGACAACGTCAGGGCCGTCTCCAATCTGGCCCTGCTGACCGGCAACATCGGCCGGACCGGCACCGGGGTCAACCCCCTGCGCGGCCAGAACAACGTCCAGGGGGCCTGCGACATGGGGGCGCTTCCCAACGTCTTCACCGGCTACCAGCCGGTCGCCGATGCCGCCGTGGGCGAAAGGTTCGCCAAGGCCTGGGGAGTGGATGGGCTGCCTGGAAAGCCCGGGCTGATGGCGACCACGGCCATGAACGCCGCCGCGGAAGGGAAGGTGAGTGGGTTCTTCATCCTCGGAGAGAACCCGATGCTCTCCGATCCGGACCAGGACCATGTGCGCCGGGCGCTGCGGCGGCTCGATTTCCTCGTCGTCCAGGACATCTTCCTGAGCGTAACCGCAGAGCTCGCCGATGTCGTCCTCCCCGCCGCCTGCTTCGCCGAGAAGGAGGGGACTTTTACCTCCACCGACCGCCGCGTGCAGCGGGTGCGCAAGGCCGTGGAGCCCCCAGGCGAAGCCCGTGCCGACTGGGAGATCCTCTGCGATCTGGCCGCTCGAATCGGCTGCCCCGGAATGACGTACGCCGATCCGTCTCAGGTCATGGCGGAGATCGCCTCCCTCACTCCTAGCTATGGCGGCATCGACTATGGTCGCATCGAAACTCTCGGGCTGCAGTGGCCCTGCCCGGAGAGCACCCATCCAGGCACCCCGGTGTTGCATGTCGACGCCTGTACCCGCGGCAAGGGACGCTTCGCGCCGGTCGGGTACACCCCTTCCGCCGAGCTTCCCGATGCCGACTACCCCCTGGTGCTCACCACCGGACGCACCTATTTCCACTGGCACACCGGGACCATGACCCGTCGCACCCATCTCCTCGACCGCGAGGAGCGTTTCCCCTTCGTCGAACTTCATCCCGAGGATGCGGCAAGGCTGGGCGTGCGCGAGCGCGAGGAAGTGACGGTCGCCACCCGGCGCGGCGAGGTGCGGGCCCGTGCCCGGGTGACCGAAATGGTCTTCCCCGGCATCATTTTCATGCCCTTTCATTTCGAGGAAGGAGCCGCCAACGCCCTCACCCACAACGTCCTTGATCCCGAGGCCGGAATCCCCGAGTACAAGGTCTGCGCGGCCCGGGTGGAAAAAGCGTCATGA
- a CDS encoding 4Fe-4S dicluster domain-containing protein has product MKALSLTELKNILRSLEDRYDVRAPIRLADGTRALGRLDEGELAVAGGRLPRKPTDVFFPQHDLIFTAPAEGAIESPAAPGKPLFVLGFTAEDLDCLEFIDRFFAAHYRDDLYFRLREGAVVGGVSGYCGEEGRMMRIAGDNCDLELVCDGERFIVAPRSAKGREIEGGIDCAVTDATLEELRQASDLLSDESRRILQKASELIRADRVPDDFWAEIGDLCIACTGCNLVCPTCTCYGVQDRSWRDRTERSRMWDSCQLDGFMREASGHNPLGTEALRSRRRIHHKLAADPTRWGHLTCYLCGRCDAACPTGIGIQSVARRIVSRFA; this is encoded by the coding sequence ATGAAAGCCTTGAGCCTGACAGAGCTGAAAAATATTCTCCGCTCCCTGGAAGACCGCTATGACGTGCGTGCGCCGATCCGTCTCGCCGACGGCACGAGGGCCCTCGGCCGCCTCGATGAGGGGGAACTCGCGGTCGCCGGCGGCCGCCTGCCGCGCAAGCCGACGGACGTCTTCTTCCCCCAGCACGACCTGATCTTCACGGCACCCGCCGAAGGGGCAATCGAGAGTCCGGCGGCGCCGGGAAAACCGCTCTTCGTTCTTGGCTTCACGGCGGAGGACCTCGACTGCCTGGAGTTCATCGACCGCTTCTTCGCCGCCCATTATCGCGACGACCTCTATTTCCGATTGAGGGAAGGGGCGGTGGTGGGGGGTGTTTCAGGATACTGCGGAGAAGAGGGGAGGATGATGCGAATCGCAGGGGACAATTGCGATCTGGAGCTGGTCTGCGACGGCGAGCGCTTCATCGTCGCCCCCCGCTCGGCGAAGGGAAGGGAGATCGAGGGCGGGATCGACTGCGCCGTCACCGACGCCACCCTGGAAGAGCTGCGGCAAGCCTCCGATCTCCTTTCGGACGAGAGCCGGCGCATCCTGCAAAAGGCTTCGGAGCTGATCCGCGCCGACCGGGTCCCTGACGACTTCTGGGCGGAGATCGGCGATCTCTGCATCGCCTGCACCGGCTGCAATCTGGTCTGTCCCACCTGCACCTGCTACGGAGTGCAGGACAGGAGCTGGCGAGACCGCACCGAACGCTCCCGGATGTGGGACTCCTGCCAGCTCGACGGTTTCATGCGCGAGGCGAGCGGCCACAACCCCCTGGGCACAGAGGCCCTGCGCAGCCGCCGGCGCATCCACCACAAGCTCGCCGCCGACCCCACGCGGTGGGGCCATCTCACCTGTTATCTCTGCGGCCGCTGCGACGCCGCCTGCCCCACCGGCATCGGCATCCAGTCCGTGGCCCGCCGAATCGTCTCCCGCTTCGCCTGA
- a CDS encoding AI-2E family transporter: MAEKPVEPARIQDPGAEDEPILRTSHSPGSIALTGLFVLAIFYTFYFARIFFLPLVLALLLSLLLSPVVGVLSRLGIPRRLGSGLVVLALMGLFWGSVYLLIDPASAWIDRAPETLTRIEYKLRQFKRPVEKVDQATRKMEQLTGIKDGEESETEVQVQKESFSEIFFAGTRKTLAGLVMVVVLLYFLLASGDLFLRKLVRVLPLLENKKRAVEIARRLRQDISVYLWTITLINIGLGIAEGTAMHLLGLPNPMLWGVMATVLNFVPYLGAMVGIAVIAAVAALTFETPSEYFLPPLVYFLLTAIEGYFLTPIIVGRRLTLNPFVILLGLFLWGWMWGIPGAVLAVPMLASFKIVCDQLPPMAPIGEFLGGDGTHDERIGSS, translated from the coding sequence GTGGCTGAGAAGCCCGTCGAACCGGCACGCATACAGGATCCCGGTGCAGAGGACGAACCCATCCTCCGGACCAGCCACTCGCCCGGATCCATAGCCCTGACCGGTCTGTTCGTTCTCGCGATTTTTTACACCTTCTATTTCGCCCGGATATTTTTCCTTCCCCTTGTTCTGGCCCTTCTCTTAAGCCTTCTACTGTCGCCGGTGGTTGGAGTACTCAGCCGCCTGGGCATCCCGCGCAGGCTCGGCTCAGGCTTGGTGGTTCTTGCCCTCATGGGGCTGTTTTGGGGATCCGTCTACCTGCTGATCGATCCGGCTTCCGCCTGGATCGATAGGGCGCCCGAGACTCTGACGAGAATCGAGTACAAGCTGCGCCAGTTCAAGAGACCTGTCGAGAAGGTGGATCAGGCCACACGCAAGATGGAACAGCTTACCGGAATCAAGGATGGAGAAGAGTCCGAGACCGAAGTTCAGGTGCAAAAGGAGAGTTTTTCGGAAATCTTCTTCGCTGGCACCCGCAAGACACTCGCCGGACTGGTCATGGTAGTGGTCCTCCTCTATTTCCTCCTCGCCTCCGGTGACCTATTCCTTCGCAAGCTGGTCCGGGTTCTGCCTCTACTGGAGAACAAAAAGCGGGCCGTGGAAATCGCCCGCCGTCTCCGGCAGGACATCTCCGTCTATCTCTGGACAATCACCCTCATCAATATCGGACTCGGGATTGCGGAAGGCACGGCCATGCACCTGCTTGGATTGCCGAACCCGATGCTCTGGGGGGTAATGGCGACGGTCCTCAATTTCGTCCCCTACCTCGGGGCCATGGTGGGGATCGCCGTCATTGCCGCCGTCGCCGCCCTCACCTTCGAGACCCCCTCCGAATATTTCCTGCCGCCGCTGGTTTATTTTCTTCTGACCGCCATCGAGGGATATTTTCTGACCCCGATCATCGTCGGCCGACGGCTGACCCTTAATCCGTTCGTGATCCTCCTGGGACTTTTCCTATGGGGATGGATGTGGGGGATTCCCGGGGCCGTGCTGGCGGTCCCCATGCTGGCTTCCTTCAAGATCGTCTGTGATCAACTTCCTCCAATGGCGCCGATAGGGGAGTTTCTGGGCGGCGACGGCACTCATGACGAGAGAATCGGGTCATCCTAG
- a CDS encoding shikimate kinase codes for MNIVLIGYRGTGKSEVGKLLAARLGMTLVGMDAEIVRSAGMIIPEIVEKFGWPTFRDMESAEARKLAGMDGLVIDSGGGVIERPENMEVLRKNARVFWLKASVETIVARIEGDTQRPALTSGTTFTEEVAEVLERRAPLYRGAAHHEIETDALNPEQVADGIIEILNQTGA; via the coding sequence ATGAATATCGTGCTGATCGGTTACCGGGGGACAGGAAAGAGCGAAGTCGGAAAGCTGCTCGCCGCTCGCCTCGGGATGACCCTCGTCGGCATGGACGCGGAAATCGTCCGTTCGGCCGGAATGATCATTCCGGAAATCGTGGAGAAATTCGGCTGGCCGACGTTCCGCGACATGGAATCGGCAGAGGCCCGGAAACTGGCGGGAATGGATGGCCTGGTAATCGACTCCGGCGGCGGAGTGATCGAGCGGCCGGAAAACATGGAGGTTCTTAGGAAAAATGCCCGCGTTTTCTGGCTGAAGGCGTCCGTTGAAACCATCGTCGCCCGGATCGAGGGGGACACCCAGCGACCCGCCCTTACATCCGGAACAACCTTCACCGAAGAGGTGGCCGAAGTTCTCGAACGCAGAGCCCCCCTGTACCGAGGCGCCGCTCACCACGAGATCGAGACGGATGCGCTGAATCCCGAGCAGGTGGCGGACGGAATCATCGAGATCCTGAACCAAACAGGAGCCTGA